The following are encoded in a window of Prevotella melaninogenica genomic DNA:
- a CDS encoding M15 family metallopeptidase has product MKRVFYLLFAAIFFVSSVHAQTPTMSRRQAAGRSMEQQGLVNIKHVVPSIKVALMYARTDNFCNRVLYHELRDAYVLPACAEALRKAQTELKRRRPDLSLCIFDATRPMSVQQTMWDAVKDTPKYFYVSNPAHGGGMHNYGMAVDISICKASWNDATWRDGATRCLIDTIPMGVKVDHMGIASHIDKENDLVARRLISREALANRRLLREVMSAAGFMPLRTEWWHFNLCTRVWAKQNLRVVR; this is encoded by the coding sequence ATGAAACGAGTCTTTTATCTGCTATTTGCAGCCATATTCTTTGTTAGCAGTGTACACGCACAGACACCAACGATGAGTCGTCGGCAGGCTGCTGGTCGGTCAATGGAGCAGCAGGGGTTGGTAAATATAAAGCATGTAGTACCTTCTATCAAGGTGGCTTTGATGTATGCTCGTACGGATAACTTCTGTAATCGTGTACTCTATCATGAGCTTCGTGATGCCTATGTATTACCCGCTTGTGCAGAAGCATTGCGTAAAGCGCAGACAGAATTGAAGCGTCGTCGTCCTGATTTGAGCCTTTGTATCTTCGATGCCACGCGACCGATGAGCGTGCAGCAGACGATGTGGGACGCAGTGAAAGATACCCCAAAGTATTTCTATGTGTCTAATCCTGCGCACGGAGGAGGTATGCATAACTATGGAATGGCTGTAGACATCAGTATCTGCAAGGCCTCATGGAATGATGCTACATGGCGTGATGGCGCCACACGTTGCTTGATAGATACGATTCCAATGGGTGTGAAGGTAGACCACATGGGGATAGCCAGTCATATTGATAAAGAGAATGACCTCGTTGCTCGTCGTCTTATCTCTCGTGAGGCATTAGCCAACCGCAGACTCCTTCGTGAGGTGATGAGTGCTGCCGGCTTCATGCCTTTACGTACAGAGTGGTGGCACTTCAACCTTTGTACAAGGGTTTGGGCAAAGCAGAATTTGAGGGTGGTGAGGTAA